GGTCCCGCGACCGATCGCTTTGCGTTTGAGCGGGAGTTGTGGGCCAAGGGGATCACCCGCGTTGCCGGTGTGGATGAGGCGGGGCGCGGGCCGTTGGCGGGCCCAGTGGCGGCGGCGGCCGTCATCCTGCCGCCAAGCTGGGAACTAACCGGGCTGCCGGCGGAACTGGCCGGGCTGAACGATTCCAAGCAACTTACCGAAGCGCAGCGGGACAAGTTTTACACCGCCATCACCACGCATCCCGAGATCGCCTATGGCATTGCCCAAGTGGAGGCGGCAATCATTGACGACATCAATATCCTGCAGGCCACGCATCGCGCGATGAATCTGGCCCTGGCCAAATTGGAACCGGCACCCGCCCATGTGCTGGTGGATGGGAACGCGGTTAAGTCATTTTTGTTTCCCCAAACAGCCATCGTCAAGGGGGACGCGCGCAGTTATTCCATCGCCGCCGCGAGCGTGCTGGCGAAGGTGACCCGCGATCGCCTCATGCTGGCCTATGATCATCAATGGCCACAATACGGTTTCGCCAT
This window of the Verrucomicrobiota bacterium genome carries:
- a CDS encoding ribonuclease HII, whose product is MSAKPPTNSPSATGPATDRFAFERELWAKGITRVAGVDEAGRGPLAGPVAAAAVILPPSWELTGLPAELAGLNDSKQLTEAQRDKFYTAITTHPEIAYGIAQVEAAIIDDINILQATHRAMNLALAKLEPAPAHVLVDGNAVKSFLFPQTAIVKGDARSYSIAAASVLAKVTRDRLMLAYDHQWPQYGFAIHKGYGTPQHLAAIAAHGPCPIHRRSFAPLKAEQRELF